The nucleotide sequence GCCGGCGCCGCTGCCAGGTAGCGGCCGTGGCCGACGCGCGCATGGTCGGCATGGGCGTGCGTGACGACGGCGCGCGGCACCGGCCGCCAGGGGTCGATGTAGAAGTCGCCCGGCGGGCAGTACAGCCCCTCGGGCCTTTGCACCACCAGGTCCTGCGCGGCCGCCGTCACAGGTACCTCTTGCCCTGCACCGCCAGCGCCAGCCGCATGACGCCCAGCGCCAAGCCTTCCAGCACGCGCTGGCGCAGCGGCCGGGTGCCGTACTGCGCCGGGTCCATGGCCGCCGCCGGGTCGCCGATGGCCTGCAGCAGGCGCTGGCGCAGCTGCAGCGCGAACGGCGCGTCCTCCACCACCACGTTGGCCTCGCGCGCCAGCAGCAGGCTCAGCGGGTCGAGGTTGGACGAGCCCACGGTGGCCCAGCGGGCGTCGATCACCGCCACCTTGGCATGCAGGAAGCTGGGCGAGTACTCGTGGATGGCCACGCCGGCCTGCAGCAGCGCGCCGTAGATGGGCCGCGCGGCGTAGTACTGCATGAAGTACTCGTAGCGCCCCTGCAGCAGCAGCTTGACCTGCACGCCACGCCGCGCCGCGCTGGCCAACGCCTCGCGCAGCTTGCGGCCGGGCACGAAGTAGGCATTGGCGATGATGATCTCGCTCTGGGCCCGGCCGATGGCGCGGCGGTAGGCGCGCTCGATGCGCGCGCGGTAGCGCAGGTTGTCGCGCAGCAGCAGCGCGGCGCGGGCGCGCTGCTCGGCCGCCGGCGCAGGGTCCTGCGGCCAAGGCGGCACGGCCGTGGGCCGCGGCGGGAACAGCGCGCCGGACAGGGCCTGCCCGCGCAGGCTGTGCCGCGCGCGCAGGCGCTGCCACAGCTGCTGCGTGGCGGCGTGCACCTCGGCCACCAGCGGGCCCGTGACCTGCACCGCGAAGTCGAAGCGCGGGGCCTCCAGCGTGCCGTGGTTGGGGTCGTGCAGGTCGTCCAGGATGTTGATGCCGCCGCAGAAGGCCATCGTGCCGTCCACCACGCACAGCTTGCGGTGCAGGCGGCGCCAGCTGCCGGGCCACAGCACGCCCAGGCTGCCGACCGGGGCGTAGACCTGCCAGGCCACGCCGGCCTGCTCGAAGCGGTGCGCCCAGTCGGGCGGCACCCCGGGCGTGCCGAAGCCGTCCACCACCACCTGCACCGCGACGCCGCGCCGCGCCGCCCGCTCCAGCGCGTAGGCCACCTCGCTGCTGGCGCCGGTGAAGTCGAAGATGTAGGTTTCCAGCCGCACCTCGCGCTTCGCCTGCTCGATCGCGGCGATCAGCGCGGGGAACAGCTCGCGGCTGCCCTCCAGCAGGCGCAGCCCGTGGCCGCCGCGCAGGGGTGGCAGGCGCAGCGGCATGCTAGGCGCGGAACTCCGCGATCAGCGGCAGGTGGTCGGACATCTGGCCCCAGATGCGGCCGCGCGGGGCCTCCAGCCCGACCGGCTTGAGGCCGCGGGCGTACACGTAGTCGAGCTGGGTGAGCGGCAGGCGCGAGGGGTAGGTGCGCACGCGCTCGGCCACGAAGTCGGCCAGGCCCAGCGCGGCCATGGGCTCGCGCAGCTTGCCGC is from Ramlibacter tataouinensis TTB310 and encodes:
- the clsB gene encoding cardiolipin synthase ClsB, coding for MPLRLPPLRGGHGLRLLEGSRELFPALIAAIEQAKREVRLETYIFDFTGASSEVAYALERAARRGVAVQVVVDGFGTPGVPPDWAHRFEQAGVAWQVYAPVGSLGVLWPGSWRRLHRKLCVVDGTMAFCGGINILDDLHDPNHGTLEAPRFDFAVQVTGPLVAEVHAATQQLWQRLRARHSLRGQALSGALFPPRPTAVPPWPQDPAPAAEQRARAALLLRDNLRYRARIERAYRRAIGRAQSEIIIANAYFVPGRKLREALASAARRGVQVKLLLQGRYEYFMQYYAARPIYGALLQAGVAIHEYSPSFLHAKVAVIDARWATVGSSNLDPLSLLLAREANVVVEDAPFALQLRQRLLQAIGDPAAAMDPAQYGTRPLRQRVLEGLALGVMRLALAVQGKRYL